One Cellulosimicrobium protaetiae genomic region harbors:
- a CDS encoding FABP family protein, with product MPFEFPEGLAPEVYPLAWLVGSWRGEGFVKYPGIEETPFVHDVVFDHDGGPYLRYESTLRVLDAEVPETVPDEGEWPERDAATLDAAAAEGTVWSTETGYWRVSTDRPDGLEDDRHPLEVLIADPAGRVSVYLGAAGNGRVDLASDLIARTSTASEITASKRLYGFVEGQLLWVWELAAFGEPLQSYASAKLTRRPTA from the coding sequence ATGCCGTTCGAGTTCCCCGAGGGTCTCGCGCCCGAGGTCTACCCGCTCGCCTGGCTCGTCGGGAGCTGGCGCGGCGAGGGGTTCGTCAAGTACCCGGGCATCGAGGAGACGCCGTTCGTCCACGACGTCGTGTTCGACCACGACGGCGGCCCGTACCTGCGGTACGAGTCGACGCTGCGCGTCCTCGACGCCGAGGTGCCCGAGACGGTCCCCGACGAGGGGGAGTGGCCGGAGCGGGACGCCGCGACGCTGGACGCCGCGGCCGCCGAGGGAACCGTGTGGTCGACCGAGACCGGGTACTGGCGCGTGTCGACCGACCGGCCCGACGGCCTCGAGGACGACCGCCACCCGCTCGAGGTACTGATAGCCGACCCCGCGGGCCGCGTCTCCGTGTACCTCGGCGCTGCCGGCAACGGGCGCGTCGACCTGGCGAGCGACCTCATCGCCCGGACCTCGACCGCCTCGGAGATCACGGCCTCGAAGCGGCTGTACGGGTTCGTCGAGGGCCAGCTCCTGTGGGTGTGGGAATTGGCGGCCTTCGGTGAGCCGTTGCAGTCGTACGCGTCCGCGAAGCTGACCCGGCGCCCGACGGCCTGA
- a CDS encoding alpha/beta fold hydrolase, with amino-acid sequence MTPDPSDFTSALPDGPWRHEFVPANGARFHVALAGPEDRGVRDPGPPLVVLLHSFPQFWWAWRHQVEPLAAAGYRVAAMDIRGVGASDKPPIGYDAPTRTRDIAGVVRSLGSGRAVVVGHGTGGSLAWAMAALQPAVTAGVAAFSAPHPARLHTSARRLLTPAALRQLAFYQVPTLPERALVRGDLVAEVLATGAATPFEPEVVDAYRTVMRIPFAAHTAMESLRWAVRSTPRPDGRRFLAALRRPIDVPALQVHAGRDGLLRRDLADADGSALARDFRFEVVDDAGHFLPEEAPDTVTDLLLDWLPRAVER; translated from the coding sequence GTGACCCCCGACCCCTCCGACTTCACCTCAGCGCTCCCCGACGGCCCGTGGCGACACGAGTTCGTCCCGGCCAACGGCGCGCGGTTCCACGTCGCGCTCGCCGGCCCCGAGGACCGCGGCGTCCGGGACCCGGGTCCGCCGCTCGTCGTCCTGCTCCACTCCTTCCCCCAGTTCTGGTGGGCGTGGCGCCACCAGGTCGAGCCGCTGGCCGCGGCCGGCTACCGGGTCGCCGCCATGGACATCCGGGGCGTCGGAGCCTCCGACAAGCCGCCGATCGGCTACGACGCGCCGACCCGCACCCGCGACATCGCGGGGGTCGTCCGCTCGCTCGGGTCCGGGCGCGCCGTCGTCGTGGGCCACGGGACCGGCGGCAGCCTCGCGTGGGCGATGGCCGCGCTCCAGCCCGCCGTCACGGCCGGCGTCGCGGCCTTCTCCGCGCCGCACCCCGCGCGGCTGCACACCTCGGCCCGTCGTCTGCTCACGCCCGCCGCGCTGCGGCAGCTCGCGTTCTACCAGGTGCCCACGTTGCCCGAGCGCGCCCTCGTGCGCGGCGACCTCGTGGCCGAGGTGCTCGCCACCGGCGCTGCGACGCCGTTCGAGCCCGAGGTCGTCGACGCGTACCGCACCGTGATGCGGATCCCGTTCGCGGCGCACACCGCGATGGAGTCGCTGCGGTGGGCCGTCCGCTCGACCCCCCGCCCCGACGGCCGCCGGTTCCTCGCCGCGCTGCGTCGGCCGATCGACGTGCCGGCCCTCCAGGTGCACGCGGGGCGCGACGGGCTCCTGCGCCGCGACCTCGCGGACGCCGACGGGTCGGCCCTCGCCCGCGACTTCCGCTTCGAGGTCGTGGACGACGCGGGGCACTTCCTCCCCGAGGAGGCGCCGGACACCGTGACGGACCTGCTGCTGGACTGGCTCCCTCGCGCCGTCGAGCGCTGA
- a CDS encoding DUF4395 domain-containing protein, which yields MSDQSGRGDTATEPGAAPLGIDPRGPRAGAGITALLLAVVILLWTSPAALVLLAVVAASFLIGTLRGAQGTWQAWVYRVVVLPRIGPTAEREDPRPPRFAQAVGLLVTGAGVVLGLVGVEAAVPAAAALALVAAVLNAAFGLCLGCELYLLLRRVAPAR from the coding sequence ATGAGCGACCAGTCGGGGCGTGGCGACACCGCCACCGAGCCCGGAGCGGCGCCGCTGGGCATCGACCCGCGTGGTCCGCGCGCCGGGGCCGGGATCACCGCACTGCTCCTCGCGGTCGTGATCCTGCTGTGGACCTCGCCCGCCGCGCTCGTGCTGCTCGCGGTCGTCGCGGCGAGCTTCCTGATCGGCACCCTCCGGGGCGCGCAGGGCACGTGGCAGGCGTGGGTCTACAGGGTGGTCGTCCTCCCGCGGATCGGCCCGACGGCGGAGCGCGAGGACCCGAGGCCGCCGCGGTTCGCCCAGGCGGTCGGCCTGCTCGTCACGGGTGCGGGGGTCGTGCTGGGGCTCGTGGGCGTCGAGGCGGCCGTGCCGGCTGCGGCGGCGCTCGCGCTCGTGGCCGCCGTCCTCAACGCGGCGTTCGGCCTGTGCCTCGGCTGCGAGCTGTACCTGCTCCTGCGGCGGGTCGCGCCCGCGCGCTGA
- a CDS encoding asparaginase has product MVSAPVAEQVDGGIERAAVPLAEVVRGDLVESVHTGHLVALGADGASVLERGHADAVIWPRSSVKPFQAVAMLRHGLVLPPRLLALAAASHNGEPEHLAGVREILAGAGLDETALRNTPDMPLHPPAAFAWQLEGHGPSALTQNCSGKHAAMLATCVAAGWDTATYLDVDHPLQVAVRETIAEATGVPVEHVTVDGCGAPLFSTTVRGLARAFGRLAAAPVRDPGSPEAAVARAMAAFPEMVGGTGRDATLAMRAVPGLVAKDGADGVYGAGLPDGGGLAFKVLDGGSRPRPAVLAAALRHLGALGVAGADDAALTALGDVPVLGAGRPVGSVRPVLDAERPS; this is encoded by the coding sequence CTGGTGAGCGCGCCGGTGGCCGAGCAGGTCGACGGGGGGATCGAGCGAGCCGCGGTCCCGCTCGCGGAGGTCGTGCGCGGTGACCTCGTGGAGTCGGTCCACACCGGGCACCTCGTCGCGCTGGGCGCGGACGGCGCGTCGGTCCTGGAGCGTGGCCACGCCGACGCCGTGATCTGGCCGCGCTCGAGCGTCAAGCCGTTCCAGGCCGTCGCGATGCTGCGGCACGGGCTCGTGCTGCCGCCGCGCCTCCTCGCGCTCGCCGCGGCGAGCCACAACGGGGAGCCGGAGCACCTCGCGGGCGTCCGGGAGATCCTCGCGGGCGCCGGGCTCGACGAGACCGCGCTCCGCAACACCCCGGACATGCCGCTCCACCCGCCGGCCGCGTTCGCGTGGCAGCTCGAGGGCCACGGCCCGTCGGCCCTGACGCAGAACTGCTCCGGCAAGCACGCGGCGATGCTCGCGACGTGCGTCGCCGCCGGCTGGGACACGGCCACCTACCTGGACGTCGACCACCCGCTGCAGGTCGCGGTCCGGGAGACGATCGCGGAGGCGACCGGGGTGCCGGTCGAGCACGTGACGGTCGACGGCTGCGGCGCGCCGCTCTTCTCGACGACCGTGCGCGGTCTCGCCCGGGCCTTCGGCCGGCTCGCCGCCGCCCCGGTGCGGGACCCCGGCTCGCCCGAGGCGGCGGTCGCGCGTGCGATGGCGGCGTTCCCGGAGATGGTCGGCGGCACCGGGCGGGACGCGACGCTCGCGATGCGCGCGGTCCCCGGCCTGGTCGCCAAGGACGGTGCGGACGGCGTCTACGGCGCCGGGCTGCCCGACGGCGGCGGGCTCGCCTTCAAGGTGCTCGACGGCGGCTCCCGGCCGCGGCCGGCGGTGCTCGCCGCCGCGCTCCGGCACCTCGGGGCGCTCGGCGTCGCCGGGGCGGACGACGCGGCCCTGACCGCGCTCGGCGACGTGCCCGTGCTCGGCGCGGGCCGGCCCGTGGGGTCGGTGCGGCCGGTGCTCGACGCGGAGCGGCCCTCGTGA
- a CDS encoding Crp/Fnr family transcriptional regulator: MDDDVVLSAPLFATMDADETRTLFESMQQIELSRGDVLFREGEPGDRLYVIASGKIKLGRRSNDGRENLLSILGPGEMFGELSLFDPGPRTATASSVADSVIYELGHDQLVEWIEKHPSVAKHLLNALARRLRRTNETLADLVFSDVPGRVAKALLDLSTRFGEETDEGVRVAHDLTQEELAQLVGASRETVNKALADFATRGWVRREGRAVVLLDLDRLERRAR, encoded by the coding sequence GTGGACGACGACGTTGTGCTCTCCGCCCCCCTGTTCGCGACCATGGACGCGGACGAGACGCGCACCCTCTTCGAGTCGATGCAGCAGATCGAGCTCTCGCGCGGCGACGTGCTGTTCCGCGAGGGCGAGCCGGGCGACCGGCTCTACGTGATCGCGAGCGGCAAGATCAAGCTGGGGCGTCGCTCCAACGACGGCCGCGAGAACCTCCTGTCGATCCTCGGCCCCGGCGAGATGTTCGGCGAGCTCTCGCTGTTCGACCCGGGCCCCCGCACCGCCACCGCGAGCTCCGTCGCCGACTCCGTCATCTACGAGCTCGGGCACGACCAGCTCGTCGAGTGGATCGAGAAGCACCCGAGCGTCGCGAAGCACCTGCTCAACGCGCTCGCGCGCCGCCTGCGCCGCACCAACGAGACGCTCGCCGACCTCGTCTTCTCCGACGTGCCCGGCCGCGTCGCCAAGGCGCTCCTCGACCTGTCGACGCGCTTCGGCGAGGAGACCGACGAGGGCGTCCGTGTCGCGCACGACCTCACGCAGGAGGAGCTCGCGCAGCTCGTCGGCGCGTCGCGGGAGACGGTCAACAAGGCGCTCGCCGACTTCGCGACGCGCGGCTGGGTCCGCCGCGAGGGCCGCGCCGTCGTGCTGCTCGACCTGGACCGCCTGGAGCGCCGCGCGCGCTGA
- a CDS encoding winged helix-turn-helix transcriptional regulator has protein sequence MADLLILTPATGGSVEVLPALGLLSHRIRVLPMEPSALVDAPDSDVVLLDARRDLVAARTTCRLLHATGLTVPLVLVLTEGGLTVVTAEWGADDLLLEGAGPAEVEARLRLVIERSARGPAEDGPQEIAAGELAIDASGYTARLRGRPIDLTYKEFELLKYLVQHPGRVFTRAQLLQEVWGYDYYGGTRTVDVHVRRLRAKLGPEHEQLIGTVRNVGYRFDPPKDRRPADGAGETAAETAGTSTADGPGTPVSSSG, from the coding sequence ATGGCCGACCTGCTCATCCTCACCCCCGCGACAGGCGGTTCCGTCGAGGTGCTGCCCGCGCTCGGCCTGCTCTCGCACCGCATCCGGGTCCTGCCCATGGAGCCGTCGGCGCTCGTCGACGCGCCGGACTCGGACGTCGTGCTGCTCGACGCGCGGCGCGACCTCGTCGCCGCCCGCACCACGTGCCGCCTGCTCCACGCCACCGGGCTCACGGTCCCGCTCGTGCTCGTCCTCACCGAGGGCGGGCTCACGGTCGTCACCGCGGAGTGGGGTGCCGACGACCTCCTGCTCGAGGGCGCCGGCCCCGCCGAGGTCGAGGCACGGCTGCGCCTCGTGATCGAGCGCTCCGCGCGCGGCCCGGCCGAGGACGGTCCGCAGGAGATCGCCGCGGGCGAGCTCGCGATCGACGCGAGCGGCTACACGGCCCGTCTGCGCGGCCGCCCCATCGACCTCACGTACAAGGAGTTCGAGCTCCTCAAGTACCTCGTGCAGCACCCGGGCCGCGTGTTCACGCGCGCGCAGCTCCTCCAGGAGGTCTGGGGCTACGACTACTACGGCGGCACGCGCACGGTCGACGTCCACGTCCGGCGGCTGCGCGCCAAGCTCGGCCCCGAGCACGAGCAGCTCATCGGCACCGTGCGCAACGTCGGGTACCGGTTCGACCCGCCCAAGGACCGCCGCCCGGCCGACGGAGCGGGCGAGACCGCCGCAGAGACCGCCGGGACGTCGACCGCCGACGGACCCGGGACCCCGGTAAGTTCGTCCGGGTGA
- the nth gene encoding endonuclease III gives MTTTEPARARASQPESRLALVRRARRTNRELAVTYPDAHCELDFTSPLELLVATVLSAQTTDKRVNLTTPALFARYPDAAAYAGADREELEELLRPTGFFRAKAQSVIGIGQALVERFDGEVPGRLEDLVTLPGVGRKTANVVLGNAFGVPGLTVDTHFGRLVRRLGWTTEEDPVKVEQVVGGLVERSEWTMLSHRLIFHGRRVCFARKPACGACTIARWCPSFGVGEVDPVKAAKLVKTS, from the coding sequence GTGACCACCACCGAGCCGGCCCGCGCGCGGGCGTCGCAACCCGAGTCACGCCTCGCGCTGGTCCGGCGCGCGCGTCGCACGAACCGCGAGCTCGCGGTCACCTACCCGGACGCGCACTGCGAGCTCGACTTCACCTCGCCGCTCGAGCTGCTGGTCGCGACGGTCCTGTCCGCGCAGACGACGGACAAGCGCGTGAACCTCACGACGCCTGCGCTGTTCGCGCGGTACCCGGACGCGGCGGCGTACGCGGGCGCGGACCGCGAGGAGCTCGAGGAGCTGCTGCGGCCCACGGGGTTCTTCCGGGCGAAGGCGCAGTCCGTCATCGGCATCGGCCAGGCGCTCGTGGAACGGTTCGACGGCGAGGTGCCGGGTCGTCTGGAGGACCTCGTGACCCTGCCGGGCGTGGGCCGCAAGACGGCGAACGTCGTGCTCGGCAACGCGTTCGGGGTGCCGGGGCTGACGGTCGACACCCACTTCGGCCGGCTCGTGCGCCGGCTGGGCTGGACCACCGAGGAGGACCCGGTCAAGGTCGAGCAGGTCGTCGGCGGGCTGGTCGAGAGGTCCGAGTGGACGATGCTCTCGCACCGCCTGATCTTCCACGGGCGCCGCGTGTGCTTCGCGCGCAAGCCCGCGTGCGGGGCCTGCACCATCGCGCGCTGGTGCCCGTCGTTCGGGGTGGGCGAGGTCGACCCGGTCAAGGCGGCGAAGCTCGTCAAGACGAGCTGA
- a CDS encoding thioredoxin family protein, with the protein MTPSAVPVVLLVATLLTTVALGVWWRRRQGVVRAARGTRPGAAPGGRAETAGPAVDWSAHGVDLGPHRTFVQFSAALCAPCRSTARVLGEVSAAHDDVTHREMDVDDHLDLVRAFGILRTPTVLVLDAVGREVARASGGMNRAQALAALAVA; encoded by the coding sequence ATGACGCCGTCCGCGGTCCCCGTCGTCCTCCTCGTGGCCACGCTGCTCACGACGGTGGCGCTCGGCGTGTGGTGGCGGCGCCGCCAGGGCGTGGTGCGGGCGGCGCGCGGGACGCGTCCCGGTGCCGCCCCGGGGGGCCGCGCGGAGACCGCGGGCCCGGCTGTCGACTGGTCGGCGCACGGCGTCGACCTGGGGCCGCACCGGACCTTCGTGCAGTTCTCCGCGGCGCTGTGCGCGCCGTGCCGGTCCACCGCGCGCGTCCTCGGCGAGGTGAGCGCGGCGCACGACGACGTGACGCATCGTGAGATGGACGTCGACGACCACCTCGACCTGGTGCGAGCATTCGGCATACTGCGCACGCCGACCGTCCTCGTGCTCGACGCGGTGGGCCGGGAGGTCGCCCGCGCGAGCGGGGGGATGAACCGGGCCCAGGCGCTCGCGGCACTCGCCGTCGCGTGA
- a CDS encoding type II toxin-antitoxin system prevent-host-death family antitoxin: MEVPVSALRAELKSWIERAREGEEVVITERGVPVARLTGVATSDLVTELVRDGVLVPAAGERPVHAVPVGDDPGTRDTGADGPRSPDGGRTARGGGVAALVRRIRR, encoded by the coding sequence ATGGAGGTCCCCGTCAGCGCCCTGCGTGCCGAGCTCAAGTCGTGGATCGAGCGGGCCAGGGAGGGCGAGGAGGTCGTCATCACCGAGCGCGGCGTCCCCGTCGCACGGCTGACCGGCGTCGCGACGTCCGACCTCGTCACCGAGCTCGTGCGCGACGGCGTCCTCGTCCCGGCGGCGGGCGAGCGCCCGGTCCACGCGGTACCCGTCGGGGACGACCCGGGCACGCGGGACACCGGGGCCGACGGCCCGCGGTCGCCCGACGGCGGGCGGACCGCTCGCGGCGGCGGCGTCGCCGCGCTCGTCCGCCGGATCCGGCGCTGA
- a CDS encoding DsrE family protein codes for MTDTAPRQRSLVVKATSGLDRPEAANQAFTVAAAAVAAGVEVSVWLTGEAAWFGLPGRAAELELEHAAPLPDLLDAVLAAGTLTVCTQCAARRGITADDVLPGVRIAGAAVFVEEALRDGAQALVY; via the coding sequence GTGACCGACACCGCCCCTCGCCAGCGCTCGCTCGTCGTCAAGGCCACGTCCGGGCTCGACCGGCCCGAGGCCGCGAACCAGGCGTTCACCGTCGCCGCCGCGGCCGTCGCCGCGGGCGTCGAGGTGAGCGTGTGGCTCACGGGCGAGGCGGCGTGGTTCGGTCTCCCGGGGCGGGCGGCCGAGCTCGAGCTCGAGCACGCGGCCCCGCTGCCCGACCTGCTCGACGCGGTGCTCGCCGCCGGTACCCTCACCGTCTGCACGCAGTGCGCGGCGCGCCGCGGCATCACCGCCGACGACGTGCTGCCCGGGGTGCGGATCGCGGGCGCCGCGGTCTTCGTCGAGGAGGCGCTGCGCGACGGCGCCCAGGCGCTGGTCTACTGA
- a CDS encoding FUSC family protein: MTAEPGAGLPSGPASGPGAVDVARTAWRRLLLRARVRQGASRVRVALWPILQASAAAGLAFGIARYGLEHTAPFFAPVSAWICLGFSQDRQLRRVLEVAVGVAIGVGLGDLVVHAIGSGWWQVAVVLAVSALAARFIDRGAMLTTQAGVQAIVIVGLPAAQAGGPLGRWTDALVGGGVALAVAALTPGDPRRRPRLLGAEAVTELAAVLDVLARGLRERDRADLEAALVKGRASEGALEEWQASASSARELARVSAAGLRHRDELGGLEHQAVLVDRAMRSVRVLARRAVPVASGPAGHALDGVADLVARFGAGVHVLAEAVGAGRDPAVAREVLLEVAHGADPHALGDGDWQVQSLVMLVRSPIVDLLEAAGASPQQARDALPEL; the protein is encoded by the coding sequence GTGACCGCGGAGCCGGGGGCCGGGCTCCCGTCGGGCCCGGCCTCGGGCCCCGGTGCGGTCGACGTCGCCCGCACGGCGTGGCGCCGGCTCCTCCTGCGAGCGCGGGTCCGCCAGGGCGCGTCGCGGGTCCGCGTGGCGCTGTGGCCCATCCTCCAGGCGTCGGCCGCCGCAGGTCTCGCGTTCGGCATCGCGCGGTACGGGCTCGAGCACACGGCGCCGTTCTTCGCGCCGGTCTCCGCGTGGATCTGCCTCGGGTTCAGCCAGGACCGCCAGCTCCGCCGCGTGCTCGAGGTCGCGGTGGGGGTCGCGATCGGCGTCGGCCTCGGGGACCTCGTGGTCCACGCGATCGGCTCGGGCTGGTGGCAGGTCGCCGTCGTCCTCGCCGTCTCCGCGCTCGCCGCGCGTTTCATCGACCGCGGCGCGATGCTCACGACGCAGGCCGGGGTGCAGGCGATCGTCATCGTCGGGCTGCCGGCCGCGCAGGCGGGCGGACCCCTCGGCCGATGGACGGACGCCCTCGTGGGCGGAGGGGTCGCCCTCGCCGTCGCCGCGCTCACGCCGGGCGACCCGCGGCGGCGGCCCCGCCTGCTGGGCGCCGAGGCGGTGACCGAGCTCGCCGCCGTCCTGGACGTCCTCGCGCGCGGGCTCCGGGAGCGCGACCGCGCCGACCTCGAGGCGGCCCTCGTCAAGGGGCGGGCCTCCGAGGGGGCGCTCGAGGAGTGGCAGGCGTCCGCGTCGTCGGCGCGCGAGCTCGCGCGTGTGAGCGCGGCGGGGCTGCGGCACCGGGACGAGCTCGGCGGGCTCGAGCACCAGGCGGTGCTCGTGGACCGCGCGATGCGCAGCGTGCGCGTGCTGGCGCGGCGCGCGGTGCCCGTCGCGAGCGGCCCGGCCGGGCACGCTCTCGACGGCGTCGCCGACCTCGTGGCGCGGTTCGGCGCGGGCGTGCACGTGCTCGCCGAGGCCGTCGGGGCGGGTCGCGACCCGGCCGTGGCGCGCGAGGTCCTCCTCGAGGTCGCGCACGGCGCCGACCCGCACGCGCTCGGTGACGGGGACTGGCAGGTGCAGTCGCTCGTCATGCTCGTGCGGTCACCGATCGTGGACCTCCTCGAGGCGGCCGGGGCGTCGCCGCAGCAGGCGCGGGACGCGCTCCCGGAGCTCTGA
- a CDS encoding DUF2516 family protein — protein sequence MGIIGSLQWIVYLVLTLVVFGTQLFALVDAIRRPAGAFTAEGKLTKPIWLGILAVAAALGFLSLPIGGPNLGFLGLIAVVAAIVYLVDVRPRLQPYGNGRGNGSSGRPGGW from the coding sequence GTGGGAATCATCGGGTCGCTGCAGTGGATCGTCTACCTCGTCCTCACGCTCGTCGTGTTCGGGACGCAGCTCTTCGCGCTCGTCGACGCGATCAGGCGTCCGGCCGGAGCGTTCACGGCCGAGGGCAAGCTCACCAAGCCGATCTGGCTCGGGATCCTCGCCGTCGCGGCGGCGCTCGGCTTCCTCTCGCTCCCGATCGGCGGGCCGAACCTCGGGTTCCTGGGGCTCATCGCCGTCGTCGCGGCGATCGTCTACCTGGTCGACGTGCGCCCGCGCCTCCAGCCCTACGGCAACGGCCGCGGCAACGGGTCGTCCGGCCGCCCGGGCGGCTGGTGA
- a CDS encoding type II toxin-antitoxin system VapC family toxin has translation MALVYFDASALVKLCVPEAGSGLASRLWNRADVVVTSRLADVEVRAALAAGLRAGVIDEPGHGRAVGVWEVLAPALHVVELSGAVADRASRLVASGSMRSNDAVHVASALAVTHADTIVAAWDPHVVSAARSVGLRVVPWPLARP, from the coding sequence ATGGCCCTGGTGTACTTCGACGCGAGCGCGCTGGTGAAGCTCTGCGTCCCCGAGGCAGGCTCCGGCCTGGCGAGCCGCCTGTGGAACCGGGCGGACGTCGTCGTGACCAGCCGCCTCGCCGACGTCGAGGTGCGGGCCGCCCTCGCCGCGGGCCTCCGTGCCGGGGTGATCGACGAGCCCGGGCACGGGCGTGCCGTCGGTGTCTGGGAGGTGCTGGCCCCCGCGCTGCACGTGGTCGAGCTCTCCGGTGCCGTCGCCGACCGCGCGTCCCGCCTCGTCGCGAGCGGCTCGATGCGCAGCAACGACGCCGTGCACGTCGCGAGCGCGCTCGCGGTCACGCACGCCGACACGATCGTCGCGGCGTGGGACCCGCACGTCGTGTCCGCGGCCCGCTCGGTCGGGCTGCGCGTGGTGCCGTGGCCGCTGGCCAGACCGTAG
- a CDS encoding RidA family protein, with the protein MAGFPAGTIAARLAELGLTLPPVAAPVAAYVPAVRSGRYVHTSGQLPFVDGALPATGKVGDGEGLVPPADAAALARQCALNALAAVHDVVGNLDQVARVVKVVGFVASDPSFTGQPGVVNGASNLLGEIFGEAGVHARSAVGVAVLPLDAPVEVEIVVELAE; encoded by the coding sequence GTGGCGGGCTTCCCCGCCGGGACGATCGCCGCGCGCCTGGCGGAGCTCGGCCTCACCCTCCCTCCGGTGGCGGCGCCCGTCGCCGCCTACGTCCCCGCCGTGCGGTCGGGCCGGTACGTCCACACGTCGGGGCAGCTCCCGTTCGTGGACGGCGCGCTGCCCGCGACGGGCAAGGTGGGTGACGGTGAGGGGCTCGTCCCGCCCGCCGACGCCGCGGCGCTGGCCCGGCAGTGCGCGCTCAACGCGCTCGCCGCCGTGCACGACGTCGTCGGGAACCTCGACCAGGTCGCCCGCGTGGTCAAGGTGGTCGGGTTCGTCGCGAGCGACCCGTCGTTCACGGGTCAGCCCGGCGTGGTCAACGGCGCGAGCAACCTCCTCGGGGAGATCTTCGGGGAGGCGGGCGTCCACGCCCGCAGCGCCGTCGGCGTCGCGGTCCTGCCGCTCGACGCCCCGGTCGAGGTCGAGATCGTCGTGGAGCTCGCGGAGTAG
- a CDS encoding YgfZ/GcvT domain-containing protein gives MTTGYTSPLLSRHGAVPATGPDEGVAWHYGDPTGEQRALRTGGAVVDQSHLGVVTVTGPDRLSWLHSITSQDLTSLAPRTSTELLVLSPQGHVEHAASVVDDGETTWLLTERSHAADLAAWLDRMKFMLRVEIADATDDWAALGEPVDAEGAEGELVTWRDPWPRVTGGGTRYGPPEDEHPGTERPWRLVLVPRADLADAVAAREAAGWRLVGTWASEAARVEAWRPRLATEVDHRSIPHETDWLRTSVHMHKGCYRGQETIARVHNLGRPPRRVVMLHLDGSGHLLPVPGAEVTLDGRAVGAVTSVARHHELGPIALAVLKRSVPEDAELLVDCDGGAISAAQEVVVPGEGVSVDRPAPRGPVGRGITPRGEGAPTSML, from the coding sequence GTGACCACCGGCTACACCAGCCCGCTCCTGTCGCGCCACGGCGCGGTGCCCGCGACCGGCCCCGACGAGGGCGTCGCCTGGCACTACGGCGACCCGACGGGTGAGCAGCGCGCCCTGCGCACGGGCGGCGCCGTCGTCGACCAGTCGCACCTGGGCGTCGTCACCGTGACCGGCCCGGACCGGCTGAGCTGGCTGCACTCCATCACGTCGCAGGACCTCACGAGCCTCGCGCCGCGCACGTCGACGGAGCTGCTGGTCCTCTCGCCGCAGGGGCACGTCGAGCACGCCGCGTCCGTCGTCGACGACGGGGAGACGACGTGGCTCCTCACCGAGCGGTCGCACGCGGCCGACCTCGCGGCGTGGCTGGACCGCATGAAGTTCATGCTCCGCGTCGAGATCGCCGACGCGACCGACGACTGGGCGGCGCTCGGCGAGCCGGTCGACGCCGAGGGCGCGGAGGGCGAGCTGGTCACGTGGCGCGACCCGTGGCCGCGGGTCACCGGCGGGGGCACGCGCTACGGGCCCCCCGAGGACGAGCACCCGGGCACGGAGCGGCCGTGGCGGCTCGTGCTCGTGCCGCGGGCCGACCTCGCCGACGCCGTCGCGGCGCGCGAGGCGGCCGGGTGGCGGCTCGTGGGCACGTGGGCGAGCGAGGCCGCGCGCGTCGAGGCGTGGCGGCCGCGGCTCGCGACCGAGGTCGACCACCGGTCCATCCCGCACGAGACCGACTGGCTGCGCACCTCCGTCCACATGCACAAGGGCTGCTACCGCGGCCAGGAGACGATCGCGCGCGTGCACAACCTCGGGCGCCCGCCGCGCCGGGTCGTCATGCTGCACCTCGACGGCTCCGGGCACCTGCTGCCCGTGCCCGGCGCCGAGGTCACGCTCGACGGGCGGGCCGTCGGTGCCGTGACGTCGGTCGCGCGGCACCACGAGCTCGGCCCGATCGCGCTCGCGGTCCTCAAGCGCAGCGTCCCCGAGGACGCCGAGCTCCTCGTCGACTGCGACGGCGGCGCGATCTCCGCGGCGCAGGAGGTCGTCGTCCCCGGCGAGGGGGTCTCGGTCGACCGCCCCGCACCGCGCGGCCCCGTCGGCCGGGGGATCACGCCCCGCGGCGAGGGTGCGCCGACGAGCATGCTGTGA